acctcctttaactcacttacgcaagcatgataaatcagtacacaatgggagctagctagatatatatcttaagaaagtcaattccttttcatacgataaagactgatgggcataacagttagggaggtagattttgataaccttggatcagaggatgtctgtggccaggtgggtcctgcagagagctttttggtggtcaaggatcacctcttcgtcatccagaatggtccatgccaacatgcaggaagtcatgccaaggtgtcaggaggctggcatgcatgagaaaagagctctgagtaacatcaagcctgaagaggaagcacagagaaggtggaagctggctgccttccagcctccagggttccgtggttctgtgctggagagggccatttgtttgtgtgtgtgtgtgcttgtctgtgcatgggggaactggagggatgagggaatcccgaggccagcttctagagagatggagggtctgagaccagctcctggagggatccgtgctgtctgtgtatctatagaggtacacatcaaacactaacgctaactagcatgcaaacagccccatcctcattgccctttctccacagactgtggattgtcttggtctggagtcttcccaaggtcccttccaggatgagagactgtgcatttctttccaccacgGGTCTTCCCTTCATGATGAGGGGGAGAGCGCTCACGTTGCCCATGACCACAGAAGTAAGCAGACATAATGTTGGTCCActccgctgtgggttttttgtcccactcaaggcattgactcaatgctgctcatcgggtatctccaaactgctttcatcatatcctgagttgaacttttggttttcctttttcctctttccccttcccaagttcttttctttaaccattgtcatagattcctctacaaacagcccagcttctctttccccacaggccctacatttgcttgctttgtgccctctctacggggcacaaagatgtttctaacatagctgttgtgacaattcctctgctggacagtacaaaattaggaatgtctttaattccctgtagtgccctgcaactcctcgtgctgttatcttgtgctgatgcatcaccacaaccatggtgagctgcctgcacgcaaacatgaagaacgaacaaaatggatcttcagtccagggggaccttgggaaattctgggactcagccagaagaaactgctgaagttttacaaagagaagtggccagtcctgcatcagggggaagaaaaacaccgtattacagtgccaggtgggacgtgacaggatgagcagtgaccttgaggagaagggcccacgcattatgagggacaccacgtgagccagtggcacatgctgaccatgaacgaggccagctgcacacagggatggattaggaggagagggctacccagacagcttgacttttcatgccctttcagtgagccgtggtgtggccacacctggacgtgtctgtccctctgtgggaattcctgctgtagacaggtggggaggaacgggagagtgcccagaggaggtctgcacatggcctctgcttgaggccccagaccccatccttctgacctctgccatcccagcacaaccccaggaacatgctgtccctggagaaacaccagcctctccagacagctccagattcccctcccacaggatgggtggcctttatgtcatctgtgtgaagggctggggtacgtccctcagttaaacccacgatcttacctctcaccagacaccgactggtgactcctaaatccagtccaatatctctaaaatgttacaaacggacagtcagctttttattcctggacacatggaggaggaagaagaccttcaggggtgaatttcctcaggcatgtttggagaaagaccccagcattaaagcactgcaccagggagatcttgctttgttaacagagactctgtgaaagaggccagctctgagccactgtgaaatacatttttagaagggaaccaggtgaaactaagacgtaaatgtctcaggtgaagtgacacaagtgaaacctttgtgtaggagcataaaaaccataaatgacaatatcaacagcaatgatgagaaatgtaatcattaaaaacacaaagccaataacaaaacacacaaaaaagcagatggaatcaaacagtgcgggagtcatttgtggagagaggtggaacatttctccctcttgaaaaaaatccaagaaatcagatacctaatggcctccttgagctcctggttcctcatgctgtagatgagggggttcagtgctggaggcaacactgagtacagcacagccaccaccaggtcgagaactggggaggagatggaggggggcttcaggtaggcaaacatggcagtgctgacaagcagggagacgacggccaggtgagggaggcacgtggaaaaggctttgtgccgtccctgctcagaggggatcctcagaacggccctgaagatctgcacgtaggacagcacgatgaaaacaaagcacccgaaggttaaacaggcactgaccacaagaagcctaacttccctgaggtaggagtgtgagcaggagagcttgaggatctgggggatttcacagaagaactggtccagggcattgccctggcagaggggcagggaaaatgtattggccgtgtgcaggagagcatagagaaacccactgccccaggcagctgctgccatgtggacacaagctctgctgcccaggagggtcccgtagtgcaggggtttgcagatggcaacgtagcggtcataggccataatggtgagaagacaatactctgctgtgagaaagaagatgaagaacaagagctgtgcagcacatccggcataggagatgtccctggtgtcccagagggaattggccatggatttggggagagtggtggagatggagcccaggtcaaggagggagaggttgaggaggaggaagtacatgggggtgtggaggcggtggtcacaggcaatggtggtgatgatgagggcgttggccaggagggcagccaggtagatgcccaggaaggtccagaagtgcaagagctgcagctcccgcgtgtctgcaaatgccaggagcaggaactgggtgatggagctgccattcgacattttcttcccctgggcttggagacctgtgaatggaaagaaaagcagtgagaagttagggaagatttctctcaaactaaagtattcaattggtcttagaaacccaccaaactggctctcgcctttcaggaagaccttttgcaggtcctttttgtacactctggttggtgctggctgatagtccaccagagagctgagatctctgcaggattcagtcctgccctacagccatgggtaaaaaggaacacggggtgatctcagattaaatccactcctggcatcaaagggcttttcagcattgtcacccgactgcagggcagagctcagggcaccttgttgttggtgttgttctgttgtagtttccccaccacacctgaggagtgtttttaaggcagaaatccctggcatttctgctgtgctgcaagtgaaaccttgtgggtcctgcgagccaaggggactgtccctcagtgcagagcgaggacagcgagtttgtccatcggaattgctctcagctgccctgtgctgctgcccctttgagctggaggatgatcccaagcagacattcccctgagaagaacctggacactgctgagagcagaggagtcccatttacaagcgcagttctcccagcccctcacctgagctcactggacccgaggaggatctcagctctcccctcccagccagggacacagggggctcactgcagctgcctacattcagccctccagctggatttacgtggccttggcactgacatgtctactccgtggggctgctagacgacacagggatgccacgggagagctgagcccttctggagggcagcgtgcagccaagcaggacactcctgggaaagagccaactagcctaaagatggggtggcttactctcggccccacacactgcagtccccagagcccaaaatattaaaagcatttggatgcttttcctccctggatacacctgcatgacaggacgtgcagcgtcagtgtctgagctgcacctgaatcctcagcccccaccacagtggaagaagggaaggaacaaggacagcaggggcgagaggggaacaggtgaaaattcttcttcaaaaagagtcaggacagggagacacttgaacatttctcctccaggatgtgggagaggagaccagggagtatttccagggaatgtatgtgtggtggtggggaggtgccatcctaaatggaaaaggaaattcctttctcccactccccatgcatcccactaaaggtggaaaattcaaaacatgggctccatttctttcaggtaaatgctgccttgaagtccttctccaaaaggatcctctgcaaatgtcctgggggtgatctggagctgggaggaaacacgacccatgcagcaccctcacgactgcacaaggaccctgccatgacacgactggggtcactccttccacccacagcttctccccgcagcgccagggggagctccccgggcaggctgagaggtgaccctggcaggcagcagagtccctggcccagcacacagttccctgggacacggggaccctgctctgaaggacagccctgagcacccctgcacgcacacccaccttcacagcccggcagccgtccctgggagaaggcagccgacatgccctgtgcctttggtgatgtggtaggggtgccctgctctcgagcacatccttctcaacaccgacggagccttgagagccttcctgacagatcacattagccatgggctatgccagctttaggagactgctccagggagcctctctgcattatactgcagcagagacacagcatgccctgtccctctgacggtgcagcagggaagccctgctccacacgttgtccttctcctcgaaactagagaaactgtgagagttgtacttgcagatcccgtaggctgggggatgttccagcttctggagatccctccagcagctgcagattcaatgccctgcagccagagactgtgcaaaggctgtgaggatttctcccagtgagctctcagcactctcccaccccaggctgcctttaagatccgctggcctcacacatctcccctcgttacctgcaggcagtgccctcagccctgctgccctttgcagaggagctgctcctgggcagagctgtctctctgcagcgctgcccgcttgccacgagctccctccatgccaggagcccagcccagctcagacgcagaggaccagcccgagacgtcactttctctgcctcctcggggctccctggaggtgtccctgtgcctccaggggaacctgctgggaaagagactgaagtaatactgtgtggtctctcttgcacctctggagagacgcttctttccagccgggtaatttctgcTATCAGAGAgtgctgcgcacgagaaaggtcttgttccttctggtatgagacaggaaacctggacagtgccagatctcctttgcccctgctgagcgaaggcagtcggcttcgtcaattgaggcatctcctccttggtttgtagtcctgggtgtgaagtggactcagctctcacttagggctgccacaatcccacaggaggggggattcctcttgcctctcttcaggtgggcacaaaataggcacctgctgcatgggagctgctggtctcagctcccagcgtcattcctggagatggaggccagcagtgagctcttcagactcaaacacctactgacatttcaggtctcagacgtggtccaagatacgtgccggtaactgcaagatctaacggagcagttcatggagacagggcagtatctggtgccaccatctttgagattcacgaggaattcctttggccaccagcacgtgcccacatttcggacaactgaacttttccctactctttcaacccagggcagccttctgaggtagacaggggaccagatgtactcattgccattgacatcatccatcttctccatcagccgtgtatactagatccccactgactgtaacggcagatgtctcatggacatccccacatcacctaacctaattcagggcagctactcaatggccatggacaggcctgttgtgctacaggaggtgccggggctctccagcacaactgcaggtggccggcagggactgcacaggacctacgggaaaggcatcgccttcagagtgggtgcgagacacacactccagatgccatgtctcatagattcagtttctgttggccggcaactgaatcccacgagggcaatgaggcagggtctgacccacctccatccagtcgatgcagagcagttcaggaacaggaagcacatcacactgggatctccactcatttgcctatttaagcaacacaaggaagtctccagaataatgaccccaggtcttattggagacattaatgaccctgacaccactggaaggggaacacagcagcatgcatactgtccagcaggtttcatgtctcttgggacaacttctttgcacaggcgcaaggtaggccaacaaaggtgttgctgagtccagtcaattcagagggaattctgatcaggggtgtgaaaatgtcagcctgggctgtagcgaccatgaaatagcggggtctcagctcccaaggggagtgagaaaagaccgcagcagactacagatgctgggtctctagaggagaaatggggatggctttaggtaagctagagcttcccaagtgtagacccttgcaaggcaagggttcgagggcaccaagaggagaggccgctgcttcaggaacagttaaagaagaaacaaagagaatgagtggccactgctggaatttagtaacagcaggtgtagatgaatctgagattccctgtgtccttcttgccttggtctcctccagcaagctctcccaggcctttgtgccttgaggcaggactctggagggaaaaaaaaccgtggtgaatttggagagagtcaggagttacttgagcaaacacaatccttaccagtctatgggactggaggggtggcatccgagggagctgagagggcaggacgatgccacagtaaagccactctccatcatccttgaaaggatctggagtttgcgggaactccctaacaactggcagcacccaaatgctgcaggcactttctgctgtgaccctgctttgcgtagaatgttggtctatagaaatcttgcaaggtcacttccagcctgaacggaaagttcccagaacaggccaatgtctgccaccctgagacctggaatctgcactctgctcttcgtcctcactccctcgggagctgagactccactctttctttgctactagagccaaggctgacaaggatgacacaggttttctgatccagatGAGCATCaccttggttggcccatctggcagctgtgctaaaaagctgaggcaaagagcctccagacacctaaaggagcatttgcaccgtgctctcctgggaatgtcagggggtgctgggctgacttttggctgccaggtgcccacccagcttcactcccgctccccctccttctccactcgccttgctgtctgcagggctgtttctctccatgtgtctcactcctctctcttacagtgactgcacactgctgtttagccttgcttcaatatgctatcacagaggtgctacgagaattgcttactggctcagctttgggcagtggcatgtcccctttggagccagctgaaagtggctctctctcacatggagtcacctcttgatcccttttctcctaagccacctctgcagccccctcacccctaccaaaacctagccatgtcaacgcaatacacagggtcattgatgtccccggtaagacgttaagtcgttggtgagcccaagacttcctcaggttggttaaataagagttggtccccttcctctccttcattataggttctttgtgtcagagcagagatgtgctggacctcagtcgtggcaccagggccaagctcaggcgtgcaacaaagccagctgttaccaagtgcccaagtaccgtgcaggcaaaaggtttgcgtcagagcatgctgggggggatggcagatggcaatgtaaaggggaaaggaggagatcaatccctgctctcctcaggacgagagagaagcagggctggactctgcagccacagcacgagagggctttgctgtctgcggggtgtctgcagccccagagggcctgtggtgcaggtgaagctgatctccaggaaggacaaggggcttagcaagtgtccttggctatgggtatcctaagatccaggaacactgtgcaaatcattgctctgttccttgactgcatcatcaaagggatgactgagggatgtgggagaagcactccctgcatctactggattgagatgggacagcacttgcctcactgcagttgcttgaaggaaagcactgaccgcctcagaaggtctcttggggtctcttacacggctgctctgaatggggatgatgttcgcgcaagtcctgtgctgtccctgccggctgcacgcagttgtgctggagagccctggcacctcaggcagctccacaggatggagttaaccttgaaattgggcagctgccctgaattaggttgggcattgtaggggtgccagtgagaacccagccctaactgccaacggagatctggtaaagacggctggtggagaagagagagagacgtagctcttcagatggcaatgactccatttgctcagaggaatagctctataggctgccctgtacatagtgagcaggaacaggcttcattgtcctaaaggtggtcatctgctgtcacttcagctgcccaaagcaatgccccaagagcctccaaaatgatggccccagacgctgccctgtccctctgaactgctccatcaaagtttagagatacctgcacatgtcttgggccacctctggcacttcaaatgtgcactgtggtttgcaggggtacaggagattcctccctttcattgtctgggtgtcctgtctcataggtggaaaagaagaggtcgttctgggacctaactctgcctctgataggggaaatgatactgccggaaaggaatgtccccccccaacagctgagggaggaaacatcagtcatgacttcagcttgtttcacagcaggttcccctggagcctcagggacatctatgatggagccacagcgagccgagaaagtgccacctgattaggtcagaagtcctcaattgcattgcatggaggagactgaagcatgcacatcatgtgcatgtggggagaggaacccgagttgagcacaagtgccaccagctattcccagagcgtccacgaaggcctgtgggacacactctgtcttcgggtaacttgactttgagaggaacatcctctgggaaaccacctggatgccgcactgggatgtgcttccgtgaaccagggtccctatgtccatacctcatgccatgaggcatctcagatgggcaccacaccacagggctgaggtgcctcccagcatctgggagtggcagcaggaggccagagagtccctacgcctctgcacgtggaagggaagggctcgcggctttgaacagccctgtcagagccctgacaattctgcgtgtgacttcaggaacaaccccaccggcccaatgagatttctctcacctgcct
This window of the Rissa tridactyla isolate bRisTri1 unplaced genomic scaffold, bRisTri1.patW.cur.20221130 scaffold_29, whole genome shotgun sequence genome carries:
- the LOC128903289 gene encoding olfactory receptor 14J1-like translates to LHYGTLLGSRACVHMAAAAWGSGFLYALLHTANTFSLPLCQGNALDQFFCEIPQILKLSCSHSYLREVRLLVVSACLTFGCFVFIVLSYVQIFRAVLRIPSEQGRHKAFSTCLPHLAVVSLLVSTAMFAYLKPPSISSPVLDLVVAVLYSVLPPGNTVD